From the genome of Bactrocera oleae isolate idBacOlea1 chromosome 2, idBacOlea1, whole genome shotgun sequence, one region includes:
- the Doa gene encoding uncharacterized protein Doa isoform X4, which produces MSNEFSELIALNCPDLHSNNASIGGGGGGGQVHIIDSERRLSVKQMTATEFAAIRAAASDEIQAALVNVSAMQSVSAPATPAAVNKPDLLVNTGKCSSDNATPPEVVSTNKSVEDILKLRSPPSDGIIMVPSHLPSPYDHSMLPPRGGDRLVLLAAPLERVTSLPNMFDKGIEEHAADALRDSKMRVNSPKPQLELNLDDNLSKGRGAVYDENESSKRSTSKSSTDEDETPQNHHKISDSIELLRMQRRQRGLDTVAREIKPERSMSPVISGGPSLLSITSPRSHHERSPAPDRLHSSSLSSIGSALSASGSVSVSVNVSVNTSRRGSAVSTVEEMATTLPAALPPISNFPLSKTTSTPNMERRRSSLSAIFPGPSPLVAPEPVLHTNPLLPKNNVAAEEEEKHHIEEDTFKRDIPVGKMIHRTKTPPPVGVKLGVNLKKVSPPRTQIGIKKNEAPMLGVVLRRVEKKPVQQKSILDDDKPLYHFSIVRSEKKDQKPITAAPKPKPKPEIGIQKSATTAAVPPKPNPGGILTGPQGKTGVGARPAHPVQRPPQTQRPQLGVPITIQKIEGDKIIIIKKFVIPKNGKIPEQYLKTAKPVIQDDADGHLIYHNGDILHHRYKIMATLGEGTFGRVVKVKDMERDFCMALKIIKNVEKYREAAKLEINALEKIAQKDPHCEHLCVKMIDWFDYHGHMCIVFEMLGLSVFDFLRENNYEPYPLEQVRHMAYQLCYSVKFLHDNRLTHTDLKPENILFVDSEYTTHYNHKINREVRRVKNTDVRLIDFGSATFDHEHHSTIVSTRHYRAPEVILELGWSQPCDVWSIGCILFELYLGITLFQTHDNREHLAMMERILGQIPYRMARNHCHYSKTKTKYFYHGKLDWDEKSSAGRYVRDHCKPLFRYQMSDTEDHCELFDLIKKMLEYEPSQRVTLGDALRHPFFDKLPPHQRVGEIGNIKQAISSGSSSSRERSHSLSR; this is translated from the exons ATGTCCAACGAATTTAGCGAATTGATCGCCCTTAATTGCCCCGATCTACATTCGAACAATGCCAGTATTGGTGGGGGTGGTGGCGGTGGCCAAGTTCATATTATTGACTCCGAACGCCGTTTGAGCGTAAAACAGATGACGGCGACGGAATTCGCTGCCATACGCGCTGCAGCCTCAGATGAAATCCAAGCTGCTCTTGTCAATGTATCTGCCATGCAGTCGGTATCGGCGCCTGCTACGCCAGCTGCTGTGAACAAACCAGATTTATTAGTCAACACTGGCAAATGTTCAAGTGACAATGCAACACCTCCCGAGGTGGTGAGCACGAATAAATCAGTAGAAGATATACTAAAGCTACGATCTCCACCGAGTGATGGAATCATAATGGTACCATCTCATCTTCCCAGCCCCTATGATCACAGCATGTTGCCTCCAAGAGGGGGAGATCGGTTAGTACTCTTGGCCGCACCTCTGGAACGTGTAACCTCCTTGCCGAATATGTTCGACAAAGGCATAGAAGAGCATGCGGCTGACGCATTGCGTGATTCTAAAATGAGAGTGAATTCACCGAAACCACAATTGGAGCTTAATTTAGATGATAATCTATCGAAAGGTCGCGGTGCGGTTTATGACGAGAACGAGTCAAGCAAACGTTCCACTTCCAAATCGTCCACAGATGAGGATGAAACCCCACAAAATCATCATAAGATTTCTGATTCGATTGAATTACTGCGTATGCAGCGACGCCAGCGTGGTTTAGACACTGTAGCACGTGAAATAAAACCAGAGCGTTCAATGTCTCCAGTCATATCTGGCGGACCTTCTTTGCTCTCTATTACATCGCCGCGTTCACACCACGAACGCAGTCCGGCGCCAGACCGTCTGCACAGTTCGAGTTTGAGCAGCATTGGCTCGGCACTTTCGGCTTCGGGCAGTGTGTCTGTATCAGTAAATGTATCAGTAAATACAAGTAGGCGAGGCAGTGCCGTTAGCACAGTTGAAGAAATGGCAACCACTTTACCAGCGGCGTTACCACCGATCTCTAATTTTCCTTTATCAAAAACTACCTCGACACCGAATATGGAGCGTCGCCGAAGTAGTTTGTCCGCAATCTTTCCAGGACCTTCGCCACTGGTGGCACCTGAGCCTGTCTTGCACACTAATCCTTTATTGCCGAAGAACAATGTGGCTGCTGAGGAAGAAGAGAAACACCATATAGAAGAAGATACTTTCAAGCGAGATATACCTGTCGGAAAAATGATACATCGCACTAAAACGCCACCACCAGTCGGTGTCAAATTAGGTGTAAATTTGAAAAAGGTTTCGCCGCCAAGGACTCAAATAGGAATCAAAAAAAATGAGGCACCAATGTTGGGAGTAGTGTTGCGACGTGTTGAAAAGAAACCTGTACAACAAAAAAGCATTCTTGATGACGACAAGCCACTCTATCACTTCTCCATTGTACGTAGTGAAAAAAAGGATCAAAAACCGATAACAGCTGCTCCTAAGCCAAAGCCGAAGCCTGAAATTGGTATACAAAAGTCTGCGACCACTGCTGCAGTGCCGCCAAAACCGAATCCTGGTGGCATTCTAACAGGTCCACAGGGTAAGACGGGAGTTGGCGCACGCCCTGCACATCCGGTACAGCGTCCACCCCAGACTCAACGCCCACAACTTGGTGTACCGATTACTATTCAGAAGATCGAAGgcgataaaattattattattaagaaatttGTTATCCCAAAGAATGGTAAAATTCCGGAGCAGTATCTCAAG ACAGCAAAGCCCGTCATACAAGATGATGCTGATGGCCACTTGATATATCACAACGGCGATATACTTCATCACAGAT ATAAGATTATGGCTACGCTGGGCGAGGGTACTTTCGGACGGGTCGTGAAGGTCAAGGATATGGAGAG GGACTTTTGTATGGCCTTAAAGATCATTAAAAACGTGGAGAAATATCGCGAAGCTGCGAAGCTGGAAATAAACGCTTTGGAAAAGATCGCTCAAAAAGATCCGCATTGCGAACA TTTGTGTGTGAAAATGATTGATTGGTTCGACTACCATGGCCACATGTGCATCGTTTTTGAGATGTTAGGTTTAAGTGTGTTCGATTTTTTG cgCGAGAACAACTATGAACCATATCCATTGGAACAAGTACGGCACATGGCCTATCAATTATGCTATTCAGTGAAATTTTTACATGACAATCGCTTAACGCACACTGATCTCAAACCTGAAAATATACTCTTCGTCGATTCGGAGTATACGACGCATTATAATCACAAAATA aatcgCGAAGTGCGTCGTGTTAAAAACACCGATGTTCGCCTCATTGATTTCGGTTCGGCAACATTTGATCATGAGCATCATAGCACAATTGTTTCAACTCGTCACTATCGTGCACCGGAGGTTATTCTTGAGTTAGGCTGGTCGCAGCCCTGTGACGTTTGGTCTATTGG CTGTATTCTCTTCGAGTTGTACCTAGGCATAACCCTCTTCCAAACGCACGACAATCGTGAGCATCTAGCGATGATGGAGCGCATCCTTGGACAAATACCATATCGAATGGCACG AAATCATTGCCAttacagcaaaacaaaaacgaaatacTTTTATCACGGTAAGTTAGACTGGGATGAGAAGTCCTCGGCTGGGCGTTATGTGCGCGATCATTGCAAGCCACTATTCAGATATCAAATGAGTGACACGGAAGATCACTGCGAactttttgatctgatcaagaAAATGTTGGAGTACGAACCATCTCAGCGGGTAACGTTAG GTGACGCGCTTCGCCATCCGTTCTTCGATAAGCTCCCACCGCACCAACGCGTCGGTGAAATTGGCAATATAAAACAGGCGATTTCTTcgggcagcagcagcagccgtgAACGTTCGCATAGTTTATCAAGATGA
- the Doa gene encoding uncharacterized protein Doa isoform X1, which produces MSENVKHSSEETNSESKTITSSKIELSNGSDETVPPLSIPRTATVKSVITTSLPETEGTKANDDKQRGVTKAIESNTSFKKYTSNPMVPTTVATFGEAPSNISNNLSGSQQAYHFVSPQIAAVLSSSKTETRTGLCSPVSSPLSGRKSRPLVISSPKSTPPVARKNHHLSYNTVTGTISSPIPIPAVPPHMMSAMGSSPASSLSLSSSTSSPSSSPPPPVPVRAPKYSSSANGQRSLQPSQKDGTNSYKTGSTHGRGYKPLRGSPRSQMDLTHPKNEDSKVGNAILRLPELTSISAKHGMEIDLDKLVAQQKELEKQTAAVKLDANIYDAEIEMMNQYLKSLPDYTELDKKLHKEFQECEDLYDRLKRRQAPFSNLNSRKSVILPAAINSQTTSRPNVSVHSLAKSSSTNLGNPHTSVEHPQSTIGANRSRLAYPSIFSSVGQQHHAPKLQRSISSNNMPYSNSPQYGCVQGIITPQCTQLSTDQKNSTTNGSNLSLNKQLMNDFWTENLMSSQKRQTPKRSIWNYEKICAPTVNTVGAAGAPLKVDAQTAKKLAIFDPTVAEAAQKELHKPNKLQKNASLSHLDMKVRQAITKEELYKLICNENSLTVPLTPTNFVSKLPVKINAQPSSSQGHHHQEQPEQQQYSELVPLNKSVSLSHVPSGPISIQTNFDNAMSHTQVAKTAAKNLVRSTSRTHIPSYMKHLPALSRSNSNTAILMPTSTAAQMKQPSTLMSNTTTSSATPRTGTVNPMGGLLKSASSSSVFGIDATAKYSPFYMQRSIVDDSAQTTIAATGATLPQLTATAVSRAPALTTSLVAPSEKPKSALSDELMIRQKQSQALTQLQKQQQERKEQPQIEVKQQREPTRPQKQIVTPFSSDAAKSSGSVMVCVMKTADSGVIVAPSSSDRKSEKSNSTISTSSITTTNCCSTHLPQLSKFTSSFHIPSAEAKGSRVTPTTKQTPRNGGSTTGSSATVSSDEQAYKITKMQSGANLELTKRQKDTDNKVEKCLNELLKIGNNSNSKNASSSLAAELVQTSTQPSKIAVPAVIGNQFTEDQGKIKRMQQQLPQLSKKSFPLGKSSSTSQIPLGGCSYQHTILQSQVQSQQQNDQQLIQQHDILRLRKPQTFQEEQEEQQIVAPIQQHAYPQQKRPFLNWNSFACSAMSGTTDPFWQHQQTHKLQHTASASNVGKKLQQATSQQHLQQQKQMPLPKAAPGLAPSLQKNNTSKENKYTNLQQQQQTQFMTGFSPAQPPQQQLPQQKQQTKYNFMHTQLDGNALTHSASFSAAQRPSGFQLLGGKQQPPPGQYFNGPKMQQQQQSQPPQAECQIFQNFDSYLYPKHSNYSHGNIQHRLFRHQQQQQQLQTGCSGGFSTQHNTQVQQQLQRQPTGGASYHGVGSANATAAPLQVNPLTQSASTSAMCYDTHRPLAPILASGAGHQHQHQLMLQQQQSNSVILNQSHNQMSKSALALHYIETAKPVIQDDADGHLIYHNGDILHHRYKIMATLGEGTFGRVVKVKDMERDFCMALKIIKNVEKYREAAKLEINALEKIAQKDPHCEHLCVKMIDWFDYHGHMCIVFEMLGLSVFDFLRENNYEPYPLEQVRHMAYQLCYSVKFLHDNRLTHTDLKPENILFVDSEYTTHYNHKINREVRRVKNTDVRLIDFGSATFDHEHHSTIVSTRHYRAPEVILELGWSQPCDVWSIGCILFELYLGITLFQTHDNREHLAMMERILGQIPYRMARNHCHYSKTKTKYFYHGKLDWDEKSSAGRYVRDHCKPLFRYQMSDTEDHCELFDLIKKMLEYEPSQRVTLGDALRHPFFDKLPPHQRVGEIGNIKQAISSGSSSSRERSHSLSR; this is translated from the exons ATGAGTGAAAATGTTAAGCACTCATCTGAGGAAACCAATTCTGaatcaaaaacaataacatcAAGCAAAATAGAACTTTCAAACGGCAGTGATGAAACAGTACCGCCATTATCCATTCCTAGAACAGCAACGGTGAAATCTGTGATTACTACGTCTCTGCCTGAAACTGAAGGAACCAAAGCTAATGATGATAAACAGCGAGGCGTGACCAAAGCAATAGAATCTAATACCTCTTTTAAAAAGTATACTTCCAATCCAATGGTGCCCACTACGGTCGCCACGTTTGGCGAAGCGCCGTCAAACATATCGAATAACCTATCGGGGTCACAACAGGCTTATCATTTTGTATCCCCCCAAATTGCGGCGGTCTTATCTTCAAGTAAGACCGAAACTAGGACTGGTTTGTGTTCGCCAGTTTCTTCTCCTCTAAGTGGTCGAAAGAGCCGGCCGTTAGTGATTTCGAGTCCTAAATCAACCCCGCCAGTAGCACGTAAAAATCACCATTTGTCATATAATACAGTTACTGGTACTATATCATCACCAATCCCTATACCTGCGGTACCACCGCATATGATGTCGGCTATGGGGTCCAGTCCGGCATCATCATTATCACTATCTTCGTCGACATCATCACCATCGTCATCGCCGCCTCCGCCTGTGCCTGTGCGAGCACCCAAATACAGTTCCAGTGCGAACGGGCAAAGATCTTTACAACCGAGTCAAAAAGATGGTACTAACTCATATAAAACAGGTTCAACTCATGGGCGCGGTTACAAGCCGCTAAGGGGTTCGCCTCGTAGTCAAATGGACTTGACACATCCAAAAAACGAGGATAGCAAAGTTGGTAATGCCATCTTGCGTTTACCAGAACTAACCTCCATCTCGGCCAAGCATGGAATGGAGATTGACTTAGATAAATTGGTTGCGCAGCAGAAGGAGCTGGAGAAGCAAACAGCGGCTGTTAAATTGgatgcaaatatttatgatgCGGAAATCGAAATGATGAATCAATATTTGAAAAGCCTACCTGACTACACTGAATTGGACAAAAAGTTGCATAAGGAGTTTCAGGAGTGTGAGGACTTGTATGACCGTTTGAAGCGTCGTCAGGCGCcattttcaaatttgaattCCCGCAAAAGTGTTATATTACCCGCGGCAATTAATTCACAGACGACAAGCCGTCCAAATGTATCTGTTCATAGCTTGGCGAAATCATCATCCACAAATCTCGGCAATCCTCATACTTCAGTGGAGCATCCACAATCAACCATCGGCGCGAACCGCTCTCGCTTGGCATACCCTTCCATATTTTCCTCAGTCGGACAGCAACATCATGCTCCGAAATTGCAACGTAGCATTTCGAGTAACAATATGCCATATTCGAACTCGCCGCAATATGGCTGCGTTCAGGGAATTATAACACCGCAGTGCACCCAATTGTCAACGGATCAGAAAAACTCAACGACCAACGGATCCAATCTTTCACTCAACAAGCAATTAATGAACGATTTTTGGACAGAAAATCTAATGTCCTCACAGAAACGTCAAACACCGAAACGGTCAATATGGAACTACGAGAAAATTTGCGCACCTACTGTAAACACAGTAGGCGCTGCAGGAGCACCACTTAAAGTCGATGCCCAGACAGCTAAGAAACTGGCCATATTCGATCCGACAGTGGCCGAAGCGGCCCAAAAGGAACTCCATAAGCCAAATAAACTACAGAAGAATGCATCTCTATCACATTTGGATATGAAAGTGCGTCAAGCCATTACTAAAGAAGAACTGTATAAACTTATCTGTAATGAAAATTCACTCACTGTCCCACTGACGCCTACAAATTTCGTCAGCAAGCTACCTGTAAAAATAAATGCTCAACCATCATCATCACAGGGGCATCATCATCAGGAGCAGCctgagcaacaacaatattcaGAGTTGGTGCCCTTGAATAAAAGCGTTTCACTGTCCCATGTTCCCTCCGGGCCGATCTCAATACAAACCAATTTCGACAATGCCATGTCACACACACAAGTTGCTAAAACTGCAGCGAAGAATCTGGTACGCTCAACAAGTCGCACACACATACCGTCCTATATGAAACACTTGCCCGCATTGAGTCGCAGCAATTCCAACACAGCTATCTTAATGCCAACGTCCACAGCAGCGCAAATGAAGCAGCCATCCACGTTGATGAGCAACACGACAACTTCGTCGGCTACACCGAGAACAGGAACAGTGAATCCCATGGGTGGTTTACTCAAGAGTGCGTCGAGCTCAAGTGTTTTCGGCATTGATGCGACAGCTAAATATAGTCCGTTCTATATGCAGCGATCTATCGTTGATGACTCAGCCCAAACTACGATAGCAGCTACGGGGGCTACGCTGCCACAGTTAACAGCCACCGCTGTGTCGCGTGCGCCTGCATTGACAACTTCTTTGGTGGCTCCAAGTGAGAAACCGAAATCGGCCCTTAGTGACGAGCTAATGATACGTCAAAAGCAATCGCAAGCATTGACGCAACTGCAAAAGCAGCAGCAGGAGAGAAAAGAGCAGCCGCAAATTGAAGTTAAACAACAACGGGAACCCACGCGACCACAAAAGCAAATTGTCACGCCTTTTTCTAGTGATGCGGCTAAATCATCTGGATCGGTTATGGTATGCGTCATGAAGACAGCTGATAGTGGTGTCATTGTCGCACCATCCTCATCTGATCGCAAATCGGAAAAGAGCAACAGCACGATCAGTACGAGtagtataacaacaacaaattgctgCAGTACACATTTGCCGCAACTATCGAAATTTACATCGTCGTTTCACATACCATCCGCGGAGGCGAAGGGCAGCCGTGTGACGCCTACAACAAAGCAAACCCCTCGCAATGGTGGCTCCACAACTGGCAGCAGTGCAACAGTGTCAAGCGATGAGCAAGCCTACAAAATCACCAAGATGCAAAGCGGTGCCAACTTAGAATTGACCAAACGTCAAAAGGATACAGACAATAAGGTTGAGAAGTGCTTGaacgaattgttgaaaattggcaacaatagcaatagcaaAAATGCATCGAGCAGTTTAGCAGCGGAACTAGTGCAAACATCCACGCAACCAAGCAAAATTGCTGTTCCAGCCGTCATAGGTAATCAATTTACTGAAGACCAAGGTAAAATCAAGAGGATGCAACAGCAACTACCACAGTTATCGAAGAAGAGTTTTCCCCTTGGCAAGTCGAGCTCCACCTCGCAAATACCGCTAGGTGGCTGTAGCTACCAGCACACAATTTTGCAGTCACAAGTGCAGTCGCAACAACAGAATGACCAACAACTTATTCAGCAACATGACATTCTACGTCTGAGGAAACCACAGACATTTCAAGAGGAGCAAGAGGAGCAACAAATAGTGGCGCCCATACAACAACACGCCTATCCGCAACAGAAGCGCCCTTTTTTGAATTGGAACTCCTTTGCGTGCTCGGCCATGAGCGGAACCACAGACCCGTTCTGGCAACACCAGCAAACGCATAAGTTGCAGCACACCGCTTCGGCTTCGAATGTAGGCAAGAAATTGCAACAAGCTACCTCTCAACAACATCTGCAGCAGCAGAAGCAGATGCCTCTGCCAAAAGCTGCGCCTGGCTTAGCGCCTTCTTTGCAAAAAAACAATACCAGCAAGGAGAATAAATATACCaatttgcagcaacaacaacaaacacagttTATGACTGGCTTCTCACCTGCACAACCGCCGCAGCAGCAGCTGCCACAGCAGAAACAGCAAACAAAGTACAATTTCATGCACACGCAACTTGATGGGAATGCCTTGACGCATTCAGCCTCTTTTAGCGCTGCGCAGAGACCGAGCGGATTCCAGTTATTAGGTGGTAAGCAGCAGCCGCCGCCCGGGCAATACTTCAATGGGCCAAAgatgcagcaacagcaacaatcgcAGCCGCCACAAGCGGAGTGCCAAATATTCCAGAACTTCGATTCTTATTTATATCCGAAGCACAGCAACTACTCTCACGGAAATATACAGCACAGGCTCTTTCGtcatcagcaacagcaacagcagctacAGACTGGTTGCAGCGGTGGTTTTTCAACGCAGCACAATActcaagtacaacaacaactgcaacgaCAGCCAACAGGCGGTGCTTCGTATCACGGTGTTGGCTCAGCCAACGCCACTGCTGCTCCACTTCAAGTCAATCCCCTCACCCAATCAGCCTCCACTTCGGCCATGTGCTACGACACTCACCGTCCTCTTGCTCCGATTCTTGCATCCGGTGCTGGGCATCAGCATCAGCATCAACTGAtgttgcagcagcaacaaagtaattcagttattttaaatcaatcacACAATCAAATGTCCAAATCCGCACTAGCACTACACTATATCGAG ACAGCAAAGCCCGTCATACAAGATGATGCTGATGGCCACTTGATATATCACAACGGCGATATACTTCATCACAGAT ATAAGATTATGGCTACGCTGGGCGAGGGTACTTTCGGACGGGTCGTGAAGGTCAAGGATATGGAGAG GGACTTTTGTATGGCCTTAAAGATCATTAAAAACGTGGAGAAATATCGCGAAGCTGCGAAGCTGGAAATAAACGCTTTGGAAAAGATCGCTCAAAAAGATCCGCATTGCGAACA TTTGTGTGTGAAAATGATTGATTGGTTCGACTACCATGGCCACATGTGCATCGTTTTTGAGATGTTAGGTTTAAGTGTGTTCGATTTTTTG cgCGAGAACAACTATGAACCATATCCATTGGAACAAGTACGGCACATGGCCTATCAATTATGCTATTCAGTGAAATTTTTACATGACAATCGCTTAACGCACACTGATCTCAAACCTGAAAATATACTCTTCGTCGATTCGGAGTATACGACGCATTATAATCACAAAATA aatcgCGAAGTGCGTCGTGTTAAAAACACCGATGTTCGCCTCATTGATTTCGGTTCGGCAACATTTGATCATGAGCATCATAGCACAATTGTTTCAACTCGTCACTATCGTGCACCGGAGGTTATTCTTGAGTTAGGCTGGTCGCAGCCCTGTGACGTTTGGTCTATTGG CTGTATTCTCTTCGAGTTGTACCTAGGCATAACCCTCTTCCAAACGCACGACAATCGTGAGCATCTAGCGATGATGGAGCGCATCCTTGGACAAATACCATATCGAATGGCACG AAATCATTGCCAttacagcaaaacaaaaacgaaatacTTTTATCACGGTAAGTTAGACTGGGATGAGAAGTCCTCGGCTGGGCGTTATGTGCGCGATCATTGCAAGCCACTATTCAGATATCAAATGAGTGACACGGAAGATCACTGCGAactttttgatctgatcaagaAAATGTTGGAGTACGAACCATCTCAGCGGGTAACGTTAG GTGACGCGCTTCGCCATCCGTTCTTCGATAAGCTCCCACCGCACCAACGCGTCGGTGAAATTGGCAATATAAAACAGGCGATTTCTTcgggcagcagcagcagccgtgAACGTTCGCATAGTTTATCAAGATGA